The Caulobacter sp. FWC2 region GACTCGCCCCGGCCCTTGGCGGCCTCGATGAAGATGCGCAGATTGCCCTTGGCCTGCTCCTGACCGACGAACTCGGCCAGGGTTTGCGGGCGCAAGGCGCGGTCGGTCGCGGTGGGTGCAGCCTCGTGCGGTTGGGCTTCGCCGGAGATGATGCGGGTCATGGCGAAACACTCCCCCTTCCCCTTGATGGGGGAAGGGTCGGGGATGGGGGTGACTACGGCGGTCAGGTTCGTGCCGGCGGCCAGCGCCGAGACACCCCCATCCCAACCCTTCCCCCATCGAGGGGGAAGGGCTTATCACCGCGCTCATCGCCCCAACTCCTGCAGGCCGGCCTTGATCAGCGCCTGCACGCTCGCCTCTTCACCCAACTGAATAGCCGCGGCCTCGACCACGCGGCGGGCGTTCACCTCGGCGACCCCAAGACCCATCAGCGCCGCGACGGCGTCGCCGGTCGGCGCGGGCTTGGCGGGCGCGGCGGTCGAACCCGAGGTCGGGGCGGCCATGAGCACCGGCCCGTCGGTGATCGGCTTGTCCTTCAGCTCGGTGACGATGCGCAAAGCCAGCTTCGGCCCGACGCCATTAGCGCGGCCGACGGCGGCCTTGTCCTCGCGGGCGACCGCCGAGGCCAGCTCGGCCGGCGACAGCACGTCCAGCACCGCCATGGCCGCCTTGGGGCCGACGCCCTGGATGGCCTGCAAAAGCACGAAGGCCTTGCGGTCCTCGCGCGTGGCGAAGCCGTAGAGCCGCAGGCCGGCGCTCTCGCTCCACTGGCTTTCGATGTGCAGCAGCGTCTCCTCGCCCAGGGCCGGCAGACGCTGGAGGGTGCGGTAGCCACAGCGGACGACATAGCCGACGCCCATGACGTCGATCAGAGCCTCTTCCTCGCCGACCTCGGCGACGGCGCCTCTCAGCCTTCCGATCATGGCTTTCTGGCGATCATGCGACCCTCCGGTTGGCGACGCGCAGATTGGCGTGGGTGATGGCGACGGCCAGGGCGTCGGCGCAGTCGGCCGTCGTCTTGCCCGCCGTGGGCAGCAGGCGCGCGATCATGAAGCCGATCTGGGCCTTGTCGGCCGCGCCGGTGCCGACCACCGCCTTCTTGACCAGGCGCGTGGAATACTCAGCGACCAGCAGCCCAGCGCGGGCCGGCGCGATCAGGGCGGCGGCGCGGGCGTGGCCCAGCTTCAGCGTCGACTGGGCGTTGGTGTTGAGGAACACCTCCTCGACCGCCGCCTCGTCGGGCTTGTGCTGCTCGATCACCGCGCAGATGCCTTCGAACAGGTGCAGCAGGCGCTGGGCGAAGTCGGCCTTCTCGTCAGGGACGATCACCCCGTGGGCGACGTGGCTCATGCGCGAGCCCTCGACCGTCAGCACGCCCCAGCCGGTGCGGCGCAGACCAGGATCGAGCCCCAGGATTCGGATTGGCGTGCGATTCGCGTTCATCATGTGTTCTCGCACCATCGCCTTTTCCTGGCCCCACGAAAAGCCAGTCCTTTGCTAACGAGGCGTTAACGGCGGCCCTTGCGCGGCGGGCGCTGGCGGGCTCTCCTCCCGCCCAAGTTCAATGGGGAGAGTACGGATGAAACGGTCGATGTGGATGATGGCGGGCTCCCTTGTGGCCCTGGCGACGACGGCGAGCGCTCAGGTCGCCGAGCCTCCCAAGACCGTCCGCCCCGACCAACTGGTCTTCCGCGACCTCTACAAGGAGCTGGTCGAGATCAACACCACCCTGTCGGTCGGCTCCTGCACCCAGGCGGCCGAGGCCATGGGCGCGCGGCTGAAGGCGGCGGGCTTCCCCGCCGAAGACGTCAAGGTCGTGGTCGCCGACGGCCATCCCAAGGAGGGCAGCCTGGTGGCGATCCTCAAGGGGACCGACCCGAAGTCCAAGCCCATGCTGCTGCTGGCCCACATCGACGTGGTCGAGGCCAACCGCGCCGACTGGACCCGCGACCCGTTCAAGCTGGTCGAGGAGAACGGCTATTTCTTCGGACGCGGCACGTCGGACGACAAGGCCCAGGCGGCCATCTGGGTCGACAGCCTGGTCCGCCTGAAGCAGGCCGGCTTCAAGCCCCGGCGCGACATCAAGATGGCCCTGACCTGCGGCGAGGAGAGCGAGGCCTATAACGGCATCGAGGACCTGGTGAAGAACCACCGCCCGCTGGTCGACGCCGAATTCGCCCTGAACGAAGGCGCCGACGGCCTGCTGGACGAACACGACAAGCCGGTCGTGCTGGAGGTCCAGGGCGGCGAGAAGGTCTATCAGGACTTCACCCTGACCGTGACCAATCCCGGCGGCCACTCCAGCCGCCCGGTCCCGGCCAACGCCATCTACCAGCTGTCGGCGGGCCTGGACCGGATCGGCGCCTATGGCTTCCCGCCCCGCTTCAACGACGCCACGCGCGGCTATTTCACCCAGATGCAAGCCCGCGTGCCGGCCGAGCAGGCGGCGGCGATGAAGGCGCTGGTCGCCAACATCAACGATCCGGCCGCGCTGAAGACGGTGACCGCCGACCCGATGTGGAACTCGATGCTGCGCACCACCTGCGTGGCCACGATGGTCAATGCCGGCCACGCGCCCAACGCCCTGCCCCAACGCGCCACGGCCAACGTCAACTGCCGCATCCTGCCGGGCACGCCGGTCGAGGAGGTCCGCGCCAAGCTGGCCGAACTGGCCGGCGCGCCGACGACCGTGGTCCTGGCCCACGAGGCCAATCCCGTCTCGCCGCCTCCGCCGCTGACGCCCGCCATCATGGGCCCGATCGAGAAGGAAGCCGCCAAGCTGTGGCCCGGCGTGCCGATCGTGCCGATCCTGCTGACCGGCGCCACGGACGGCGTTCATACCAACGCCGCCGGCATCCCGACCTATGGCGTCTCGGGCCTGTTCGGCGGCTCGGACGGTGACGGCATCCACGGGCTGAACGAGCGCATCCGGGTCAAGTCGCTCTATGACGGCCGCGACTTCCTCTACGCCCTGATCAAGGACTATGCGGGCGGCAAGTGAGCGACCTCGCCTGAAAGATCTGGTCACCTCGGGATGCGCCGAGGTGACCGTTTAAAGGCCTAGCCAAACCGTCACATCCCGGCGCTAAATCGCGCCCCATGACCCTGCTTACCCGTCGCGCCATGACCACCGCCGCGCTCGCCGGCACGCTGCTGCCCGGCTTCGCCCGCGCCCAGAGCAAAAAGCCCATCGTCATCGGCCATCGCGGCTGCAGCGGCGAGCGGCCCGAGCATACGGCCCTGTCCTATGAGCGCGCCATCGAGCAGGGCGCCGACTTCATCGAGCCGGACCTGGTCCCGACCAAGGACGGCCACCTGGTGGCCCGCCACGAAAACGAGATCGGCGGCACGACCGACGTCGCCAGCCGTCCAGAGTTCGCGGCCCGCAAGGCGACCAAGACCATCGACGGCCAGTCGGTCACCGGCTGGTTCACCGAAGACTTCACCCTGGCCGAGATAAAGACCCTGCGCGCCCGCGAGCGGCTGCCGCAGCTACGTCCGGCCAGCGCCGCCTTCGACGGCCAAGCCCAGATCCTGACCTTTGAAGAGGTCGTGGCCATCGCCAAGGCCGGCAGCCAGCGCACCGGCCGCGTGATCGGCGCCTATCCCGAGCTGAAGCACCCGACCTATTTCGCCTCGATCGGCCTGCCGACCGAGGACCGCCTGGTCGCCAAGCTCAAGGCCCTGGACCTCAACTCGGCGACCGCGCCGGTGTTCGTGCAGTGCTTCGAGGTCGGGACACTGAAGAAGCTCCGCGCCAAGACCCCCGCGCGTCTGGTGTTCCTTGTCGACGGCGAAGGCGGCCCAGCCGACCTGCCGAAAGTCAAATATGCCGACCTGATCACCGCCCGGGGCCTGAAGGACGTCGCCGTCTATGCCGACGGCCTGGGTCCGAACTGGAGCCTGGTGGTCCCCAACGACAAGCAGGTCCTGCTGCCGGCCACCGACCTGGTGAAGAACGCCCACGCCGCCGGCCTGGCCGTCCACCCGTGGACGGTGCGCGCCGAGAACTACTTCCTGCCCGCGTCCTTGCGGAAGGGCGACGCCCAGAACCCGGCCTATCTGGCCATGCACGGCGACGTCGCGCCGCTGTTCAAGGCGCTGTACGCCGCCGGCGTCGACGGGATCTTCAGCGACTTCCCGGGCTTGGCCGCCGCCGCGCGGGGGTAGCCTGGCGCCTCTTGCGGAGACGGCCCGGACCGGTGCAGCGTGCCGGCCGAACTCCCAGGGGAAGCCTCATGAAGATCCGCCACGTCGTCTCCACGGCCGCCCTCGCCGCCACCCTGGCCCTGGGTACGGTCGCGTTCGCCGCGCCAACGCCGACCGCCTCCAGCCAGGTGCTGGATCGCGTCGCCGAGGATTTCGTGCGCATGACCCTGGAGGCCGGCGAGCGCGAGCCCGGCTATGTCGACGCCTATTACGGCCCGGTCCACCTGATGGACACCGCCAAGGCGGCCCCTCGCCCGGTCTCGGTGCTGCGCAAGGAGGCCGACCGCCTGATGATCCTGGTGGTCGCCACCAAGGACAAGCAGCTGTCGCCCGACGAACGCCGCCGCAAGCTGTTCCTGAAGGGCCAGATCAAGGCCGCCCAGACGCGCCTGGCCATGATCGCCGGCGACAAGTTCAGCTTCGAGGACGAGGCCGAGGGCCTGTTCGGCGTCCGCCCGGTGATCAAGCCCCTGAAGAGCTATGACCCGATCCTGGCCCGCATCGACAAGCTGGTCCCGGGTAAGGGCGACCTGGCCGCCCGCGTCGACGCCTTCCAGAACCGCTATGTGATCCCGACCGACAAGGTCGAGGCGGTGATGCAGGCGGGCATCGCGGCCTGCAAGGCCAAGACCGAAGAGCACATCAAGCTGCCGGCCGGCGAGCGCTTCGATCTGGAGTTCGTCACCAAGAAGCCGTGGAGCGGCTACAACTGGTACAAGGGCGGCGCCCACAGCCTGATCCAGATCAACACCGACCTGCCGATCTATATCAGCCGCGCCTTGGACCTGGGCTGCCACGAGGGCTATCCCGGCCACCACGTGCTGAACGCCCTGCTGGAAGAGAAGCTGACCAAGGACAAGGGCTGGTTCGAGTTCTCGGTCTATCCGCTGTTCTCGCCGCAGTCGTTCATCGCCGAGGGCAGCGCCAATTTCGGCATCGAGCTGGCCTTCCCGGGCAAGGCCAAGACCGAGTTCGAACGCGACAAGCTCTACCCTCTGGCCGGCCTCGATCCGAAGACGGCCAAGGCCTATGGCGAACTGCAGGACGCCAAGGCGGCGCTGTCCAGCAGCGGCAACACCATCGCGGCCCTCTACCTCTCCGGCAAGATGACCAGGGAGCAGGCCGTCCAGGCGCTGATGAAATACACCCTCTACTCGCGCGGCGGCGCCGAGAAGCGGGTGTCGTTCATCGAGACCTACCGCTCGTACGTGATCAACTACAACATCGGCCAGGACATGGTTCGCGACCACGTCTACCGCGCCGGCAAGACCCAGGACGCGCGCTGGGCGGCCATGGAGCGGGTGATCAGCGAACCGACCACGCCGGCGGATCTGCGGAACTAGGTCGTCGCCAGCAAGCCCTCGCCGCGCGCCGAGGTCGCGTTGCCGACACAGGAACGCAATCGGCGTAGTCGCCGTTTGCCCCCTCGCCGCTGCCTGTTGGCGGCGTAGGGGTCGCCTTGCCGGGCGGTCTCTCCTTCAAGATCAAGGAGTGTGTCCGTGTACGGTGGCGAACGTCTTTCCCGCCTGGGCGCGTTCAGCGCGCAGTTCCCAGACGCCGAGGCCCTGCACAAGGGCCTGGCGCACTGGAACCACATTCGCCTGTCTCCGGCCGCGCCTTCCGAGGGCTGGCGCGAGGAGCTGGACCAGGAGGTCAGGATGCGCCGGATCGAGGGCGCGTTCATCGAAGCGTTCCGTCTGCATGTCGCCCCGCTGGTCGAGGACGTCCCACAAGATCCCGACGGCTTCATCGCCTGGTTCGAGGCGCTGAAGGACCACGGCCCCGGCCAGTGGGATCCTTTGTTCGACTGGCTGGAAGGCGCGGCCTCGCTCGAGGACCTCAAGTGGTTCCTGACCCAGGAAGCCGCTGGTGAAGCCGGCTTCGACGACCTGGTGGCCCTGACCCAGGTCAAGGTTCCCGACCGCGCCAAGCTGGAGCTGGCTCGCAACTACTGGGACGAGATGGGTCGCGGCGGCGCCAAGGGCATGCACGGTCCGATGCTGACGCGGACGACCGAGACCCTGGGTCTGGCGCCGACCATCGACTCCACCCTGTGGCAGTCGCTGTGCCTGGCCAATGTCATGACCGCCTTCGCCACGACGCGCCGCTATGTGTGGCAGTCGATCGGCGCCCTGGGCGTGGTCGAGCTGACCGCCCCGACCCGCGTGGCCTGCGTCGACGCCGGCCTCAAGCGCGTCGGCGTCCCCGCCGAGGCCCGCAAGTACTTCGCCCTGCACGCGCAGCTGGACATTGAGCACTCCAAGGCCTGGAACGCCGAGGCCCTGGTCCCGCTGGTGTCGGAGGATCCCTCCCGCGCCAAGTACATCGCCGAGGGCGCGATCATGCGCCTGATCTGCGGCGAGCAGTGCTTCGATACCTATCGCGCCCACCTGTGGGCCCACACCCATCCGCTGGTCTACGCGGCGGAGTAGGACCATGGCCTGCCTGTTCGAGGTCTCGCCCTATGACGGCGGCTGGTGCGTGAAGATCGGCGACACCGGCGAGGTGCTGTTCTTCACCGGCCGCCGCCGGGCCGTGGCCGAAGCCCACGACCTGGCCCGCGCCTGGCCGGCCACGGCCGAGGTGCGCATCCATGGCCGCTCGGCCGAGCCGCGCTCGTTCGAGGCTTGGTTCGAGGATCCGCAGGAGCCTCTGGGCGCTTTAGCCGGCGCCTAGGCCGCCTCCACCCCAAACTGCAGCCTCGCCAGGCGCGCATAGAGCCCGCCTTTGGCGAAGAGCTCGGTGTGGGTGCCCTGCTCGACCACGCGGCCTTCTTCCATCACCACGATCCGGTCGGCCTTCAGCACGGTGGCCAGGCGGTGGGCGATCACGAGGGTGGTGCGGCCCTCCATGGCGGCGGCCAGCGCCTGCTGGACCAGGCGTTCGCTCTCGGCGTCGAGGGCGCTGGTGGCTTCATCGAGCAGCAGGATCGGGGCCTGGCGGACCAGGGCCCGGGCGATGGCCAGGCGCTGGCGCTGGCCGCCCGACAGGGTCTTGGCGCGCTCGCCGACCGGGGTGTCGAAGCCCTGGGGCAGGGCCGAGAGGAAGCCGGCGGCCTGGGCGGCTTCGGCGGCGGCTCTGACCTCGGCCTCGGTGGCGTCGGCGCGGCCGAAGCGGATATTGTCCATGGCCGAGCCCGAGAACAGCGGCGAGTCCTGGCCCACCAGGGCCATGCGGGCGCGGACCTCCGACGGCTCGGCGTCGCGCAGGTCGACGCCGTCCAGGCGGATGGCGCCGCTCGTGGGGTCATAGAAGCGCAGCAGAAGCCGCAGGACCGTGCTCTTGCCCGCGCCCGAGGGGCCGACCAGGGCGACGGTCTCACCGGGCTTCACGGCGAGATCAAAGCCGTTCAGGGCCGGCAGGTCCGGACGCCCAGGATAGGCGAAGATCACGTTCTCGAAGGCGATCGCCCCCTGGGCCGGGACCGGCAGGGCCTTGGGCGCGGCCGGGGCGGCGATGTCGGGCTTGGCGTTCAGCAGTTCGGAGATGCGGTCCATGGCCCCGGAGGCCTTCTGGACGTCGCCCCAGACCTCGCCCAGGGCCCCGATCGCGCCGGCGGCCATCACCGCCAGCATGGCGAACTGGGCCAGGGTGCCGCCGGTCATCTCGCCGGCTAGGACCAGGCGCGCGCCGGTCCACAGCAGCAGTGTGACGCCGCCGAAGGCCAGGGTGATGACCATGGCGGTCATGCTGGCCCGCGTGGTGATCCGGCGCACCGAGGCCTTGTAGGCTTCTTCCACCGCACCGCCGAAGCGCAGCGCGGACGCCTGCTCGCGACCGAAGGCCTGCACCGTCTCCAGAGCGTCCAGGCTCTCGCCGGCATAGCCGACGGCGTCGGCGAAGCGGTCCTGGGCGGTGACGGTCAGCTTGCGCACGCGGCGGCCGACCAGGAACATCGGGGCCAGGATCACCGGCACCATCAGCACGATGAAGCCCGCCAGCTTGGGCGAGACCACCGCCATGTAGCCGAGGCCGCCCACCAGGCTGAGGATGTTGCGCAGGGCGATCGAGGCCGAGGCGCCGACCAGCTGCTCGATCAGCGAGACGTCGGTGGTCAGGCGCGACAGTACCTCGCCCGTGCGGGTCTTGAGGAAATATTCCTGGTCCAGGCCCAGGGTGTGGCCGTACAGCGCCCGGCGCACATCGGCCACGACCCGCTCGCCCAGGCGGGTGATGAAGAAGAATCGCAGGGCGGTGGCGATCGCCAGCACCATGGCCACGGCGCCCAGGCCCAGGAAGGCGCTGTTGATCTCGCTGCCTTGGCCCTTGGCGAATCCGTGGTCGATCACCTCCTTGAAGGCGGCGGTCAGACCCAGGGTCGCGGCTGTCGAGAACAGCAGGAAGAAGCCCGCCGCGATGCCGTCGCCCTTGTGCGCCTTGACGAACGGCAGCAGGTGCGCGAGCGGGCGAATGTCCTTGCGACGAGCCCGCCGGGCCTTGGCTTCGGCCATGCCCTGGACCAGTTCAGCCCCCGCGCCGGGGCGGCCTTCGGCCATTTGGTCGCCGCCGTTCGCGTCAGTCATCAACAGTCCCTTGCCAAAATCGCGCGGGTTCTTTATAGCCGCCCGTCTTCGAGGGCCACCCCGCGCGTGCGCGGAGGGCGCTTAACCCAATTCACACTCGCCGGCTTAGTCGGACTGGATCGCCGCCATGAAACAAGACATTCACCCCGACTACCACTTCATCACCGTCACCCTGACGGATGGCTCGAACTATCAAACCCGTTCGACCTACGGCAAGGAAGGCGCGACGCTGGCGCTCGACATCGACCCGCGCACCCACCCGGCGTGGACCGGCGGCAACGCCCAGCTGATGGACCGCGGCGGCCGCGTCTCGCGCTTCAACGCCAAGTTCGCTGGCTTCACCGCCAAGAAGTAAGAAGCTTACAGCTTCTCGCCGTAAGGGCGACGAAAAGCCGGTTCCGCGTTGGCGGGCCGGCTTTTTCTGTATCTGGGGTCTAGCACCTCCCCCGCGATGCGGGGGAGGTGGCCCAGAGGGCCGGAGGGGGCTAGCTCGGCCTAGTCAGCACTCGCCCCCTCTGTCGCTCCGCGACAGCTCCCCCGTACAACGGGGGAGCATCTTTCATTCTTCCTCCGGCTCGTACGGATCATCCCCGCGATCGCGCATCAGGTCCGTCGCCACGAAGTCCATGGCGTCTTCCGCGTCCCTGAAGCTCAGCTCCGACACCGTCTGGTCGCGCACCGAGACGCCCGCCTTGTGGGGGCTGTCCGGATCGCCGGTGATCAGCGGGTGCCAGCGCGGCAGGTCCTTGCCCTCGTGGATCCGGCGATAGCCGCAGGAGAGGGGCATCCACTCCAGGTCCTCGATATTGTAGGGCGTCAGCTTGATGCAGTCCGGCACCGTCTTCTTGCGGTTCGGATAGTCCTTGCAGCGGCAGAGATGCGCATCGAGGAGCTGGCAGTGCACCCGCGTGGGGATGATTTCGCCGGTATCTTCGTCTTCGAAGCGAACGAGGCAGCAAAGGCCGCACCCATCGCATAGGCTCTCCCACTCGGGGACGGTCATCTCGGAGAGCGTCTTCGTCTCCCAGAAAGGTTTGCGTGGCGTCATGGCGCCGTCCTAAACCCGATTTACCTGGCGAACAAACAGAGCCTGACTCAGACCGTGAACGACTGGACCCTTCCGCCGTACAAGTTCGACGACAAGGATCCGTCGCGGAAGCCGACCGGGCGCAGCCCGGAGCCGGCCGCCGGCGCGCCGCCCGAGCCGCCCCACGACCCATGGGCCAAGCCGGAGCCGCTGCGGGATCCGTTCCAGCTGTCCCCGGCCGCGCCGCCGTCCTATCAGCCTCCGCCGCCGCCCCCTCCGCCACCGGAGGAGCCCTTCCGCGCCGACCTCAAGCATCGCGCCGCCAAGAAGAAGGCCCGCAAGTGGGGCTGGATCTGGGGCGTGCTGCTGGTCTCGTTCCTGATCGGCGTGCTCGCGGCCGGCGGCGGCGCGGCCTATGTCTGGTACAAGTACCTGAAGGACACCCCGCCCCTGCCCTCGCGCGCGGCGCTGTTCGCGGTCAACCGCGCGCCCGGCATCCGCTTCGAGGACCGAAACGGCCAGGTGATCGCCACGCGCGGCCCGCGCTATGGCCAGCGCATCACCATCGGCGCCGTGCCCAACTACGTGCCCCAGGCCTTCCTGGCGGCGGAGGACCGGCGCTTCTACCAGCACGGGGCCATCGACCTGCAAGGCATCGGCCGGGCCGCCTGGATCAACTGGCGGGCCGGCAAGACCCGCCAGGGCGCCTCGACCCTGACCCAGCAACTGGCCAAGGGCCTGTTCCTCACGCCCGACCGGGTGGTCAAGCGCAAGCTGCAGGAAATGCTGCTGGCCTGGAGGCTGGAGCAGGTCCTGACCAAGGACGAGATCCTCGAGCTCTATCTCAACCGAATCTATTTCGGGGCTGGCACCTATGGCGTCGACGGCGCGTCCCAGACCTATTTCGGCAAGCCCGCCAGCCAGCTGACCCTGTCGGAAGCGGCCCTGCTGGCCAGCCTGCCCAAGGCCCCGTCGCGCCTGGCCTTGACCAACGACATGGAGCGCGCCCTGGCCCGCTCGCGCCTGATCCTGGCCAACATGCGTAAGGAAGGCTGGATCACCGCAGAGCAGGAAAGCCGCGCCCTGGACGACACCCCGCGCCTGTCGCCGATGGCCCTGCAGGACGAGGGCGACTACGGCTGGGTGCTGGACTACGCCACCACCGAGGCCGTGAAGATCGCCGGCCAGAACGCGCCGGACCTGGTCGTGCGCCTGACCATCGACCCGCTGCTGCAGCGCGAGGGCGCCGAGATCGTGCGCCAGACCATGGCCACGGAGACCACCCGCTCCGGCGCGCGCCAGGCGGCCCTGCTGTCGCTGTCGACCGAGGGCGCGATCCGGGCCATGGTCGGCGGCACGGACTATGGCGAGAGCCCGTTCAACCGCGCCGTCCAGGCCCGCCGCCAGCCGGGCTCGACCTTCAAGCCGTTCGTCTACGCCGCCGCCGTCGAGAAGGGCGTGCTGCCGACCGACATCCGCGTCGATGAGCCGGTCAAGTTCGGCGACTGGAGCCCTGAGAACTACAGCGGCGGCTATCGTGGTCCGATGACCGTCGAACGAGCCCTGATCAACTCGATCAACACCGTGGCCGTGAAGCTGGGCCAGGAGGCCGGCGGCGCGTCGATCGGCGATCTGGTCCGCCGCTTCGGCATCACCACCCTGCCGCCCGTCCCCGACCTGTCGGTGGCCCTGGGCTCTTACGAGGTAAGCCTGCTGCAGCTGACCTCGGGCTTCCAGGTCTTCCAGCAGGGCGGTGTGCGGGTCGAACCCTATGTCATCGAGACGGTCACCACCCAGGACGGCCAAGCGCTGTTCCAGCACCAGCCTCCGCAGGCCGAGCGCCGCGTCTACGACGTCGGCCACGCCAGCATCATGGTCAAGATGATGAAGAAGGTAGTCACCGAGGGCACAGCCAAGCGCGCCGCCTTCGGCCGTCCGGCGGCGGGCAAGACCGGCACCAGTCAGAACTGGCGCGACGCCTGGTTCGTCGGCTTCACGCCCGACTACGTGACCGGCGTCTGGGTCGGCAATGACGACGAGAAGCCGATGAACAAGGTGGTCGGCGGCGACATCCCGGCCAGCATCTGGCGCCGCTTCATGATGACCGCCCACCAGACCCTGGCGGTCCGCGACTTCGCCTGGCTGCTGCCCGACCCCGCGCCGCAGACCGAGCCCGATCCGCGCAACGGCTACTACGAAACCCTGTCGGCGGAGTTCGCCCGGGCGGCCTCGGAGCTGGACGCGGCGGCGAAGGCGGCCGAGACCCTGGCGCCGTCGACCGGTCCCGCCCCGCCCTCGCCGGAGCGGCTGCCATACTGATAGGGGCTATCGATCCTCGAAGGTCGTGTAGTCCTGGTATGGGCTCTTGACGAACGACACGATCACGATCCCCGACCTTAAAGACCGAGGCGGGCTCGGAAATACATCGTAATGAATCTCGTAGCCCCCCGAAACGCTGCATTTCCGACCGCCAGTCTCTGTGAAGACCGGATGGCGCAAGGCGTTAGCGCGCAGCCCTCTAATGCTTGCCCAGATATCGTTAAGCTTCTTGCGCGCCTCCCGTCCCGAGCCGGGCTGGCTTAGCCATCTCGCGACGTCCTGTAGATCGGCCTGCGCGTCCGGCGATAGCCTCACCTTCCAGCCCAAGGCCCGATCAGGCCTCGTCTGGAGGGATCAGACCATCCAGGAAAGCGTCCAGCTCATCATCGTCCAGATAGTCGCCCGCCGCCACCTGCGCTCGACCACGCTCAGCCCGTTCGGCGTCCGACAGCATCGCGCGAGCACGCGCCGAGAGTCTCGGCGGCGTCACGACATTGGCGGTGTTCGTGGGGCGGGTCATGAGAACTCCTACCCAGAACATAACGCCAACTTCTACGAGTTGTCACGCCGCCAATCGACGCGCCCTACCTGTACCCCGTCAGCGACGTCGGCCGATCCGCCACCTTCGTCGCCCAGGTCTTGTTCGGGGTGGCGCTCATCGTGAAGACCAGTTCGCCGCCGGCCACGATATCGTCGTGCTTGAGATAGGCCCGTGTCAGCGGCTTGCCGTTCAGCGTCACCTTCGACACGTACGGCTTGTCGTCGGCCATCCCTTCTGCCCGAACCGTGAAACGCTTGCCGTTCGGCAGGTTCAGCGCCGCCTTGTCCACGAACGGCCGGCCGATGGCGTATTCGTTCGAGGCCGGGGTCACCG contains the following coding sequences:
- a CDS encoding PBP1A family penicillin-binding protein; the protein is MNDWTLPPYKFDDKDPSRKPTGRSPEPAAGAPPEPPHDPWAKPEPLRDPFQLSPAAPPSYQPPPPPPPPPEEPFRADLKHRAAKKKARKWGWIWGVLLVSFLIGVLAAGGGAAYVWYKYLKDTPPLPSRAALFAVNRAPGIRFEDRNGQVIATRGPRYGQRITIGAVPNYVPQAFLAAEDRRFYQHGAIDLQGIGRAAWINWRAGKTRQGASTLTQQLAKGLFLTPDRVVKRKLQEMLLAWRLEQVLTKDEILELYLNRIYFGAGTYGVDGASQTYFGKPASQLTLSEAALLASLPKAPSRLALTNDMERALARSRLILANMRKEGWITAEQESRALDDTPRLSPMALQDEGDYGWVLDYATTEAVKIAGQNAPDLVVRLTIDPLLQREGAEIVRQTMATETTRSGARQAALLSLSTEGAIRAMVGGTDYGESPFNRAVQARRQPGSTFKPFVYAAAVEKGVLPTDIRVDEPVKFGDWSPENYSGGYRGPMTVERALINSINTVAVKLGQEAGGASIGDLVRRFGITTLPPVPDLSVALGSYEVSLLQLTSGFQVFQQGGVRVEPYVIETVTTQDGQALFQHQPPQAERRVYDVGHASIMVKMMKKVVTEGTAKRAAFGRPAAGKTGTSQNWRDAWFVGFTPDYVTGVWVGNDDEKPMNKVVGGDIPASIWRRFMMTAHQTLAVRDFAWLLPDPAPQTEPDPRNGYYETLSAEFARAASELDAAAKAAETLAPSTGPAPPSPERLPY